A part of Gramella sp. MAR_2010_147 genomic DNA contains:
- a CDS encoding L-serine ammonia-lyase, which translates to MRKIECISVFDMLKVGVGPSSSHTLGPWRAAQRWIDELKKKDRFDHVEKIHVDLYGSLSLTGKGHATDIATVLGLLGHDPVTMDISIIESEIERIKDTGKLLLNGEKEIDFNFIDDVKFNRKFLEFHPNGMTFRTSLKNGKTTSSSFYSIGGGFVVKKERKNASKKMKNFQEFPFPVEKATELLQYCKAENKPISEIVLENERSLRTDEQIEANFRQIWDTMLESMYIGCHTEGTLPGGLNVKRRAFEMHQRLIGETAYTNVEDWIPAIRQTEVKFRQILKWVSCFALSVNEVNASLGRVVTAPTNGSAGTVPAVMMYYMTIENHEATFEDMKRFMLVAGEIGSLFKKGATISAAMGGCQAEIGVSSAMAAGGLTELLGGTPEQVLMASEIAMEHHLGLTCDPIAGLVQVPCIERNAMGAIKAINAAEIALESDATKAKVPLDKVIETMWDTAKDMNKKYKETSEGGLAVKVNLSDC; encoded by the coding sequence ATGCGAAAAATTGAATGCATTAGTGTTTTTGACATGCTAAAGGTGGGTGTGGGTCCTTCCAGTTCACATACTTTGGGTCCCTGGAGAGCTGCACAGCGTTGGATAGACGAACTGAAGAAAAAAGATCGTTTTGATCATGTTGAAAAAATTCACGTAGATCTTTATGGTTCTTTAAGTCTTACCGGAAAAGGCCATGCTACAGATATCGCTACCGTTCTCGGTTTATTAGGACATGATCCAGTAACTATGGATATTTCTATTATTGAATCTGAAATTGAAAGAATTAAAGATACAGGTAAGTTATTACTGAACGGAGAAAAGGAAATAGACTTCAACTTTATTGATGATGTAAAATTCAATAGAAAATTTCTAGAATTTCATCCTAACGGAATGACTTTTAGAACTTCCTTGAAAAATGGCAAAACAACCTCTTCTTCATTTTATTCTATCGGTGGTGGTTTTGTGGTTAAGAAGGAACGAAAGAATGCCAGTAAGAAAATGAAAAATTTCCAGGAGTTTCCTTTTCCTGTTGAAAAAGCTACAGAATTGCTTCAGTATTGTAAAGCTGAAAACAAGCCTATTTCAGAAATTGTTCTGGAAAACGAACGTTCGTTACGAACTGATGAGCAAATTGAGGCTAATTTCAGACAAATCTGGGATACCATGCTGGAATCTATGTATATAGGTTGTCATACGGAAGGTACCCTCCCAGGAGGTTTAAATGTCAAGCGACGTGCGTTTGAAATGCATCAGCGTTTGATTGGCGAAACGGCTTATACCAATGTTGAAGACTGGATCCCGGCCATTAGACAAACAGAAGTAAAATTTCGCCAGATACTAAAATGGGTTAGCTGTTTCGCACTAAGCGTAAACGAAGTGAATGCATCTCTGGGAAGGGTAGTAACTGCTCCAACCAATGGAAGTGCAGGAACAGTTCCCGCGGTGATGATGTATTATATGACTATTGAAAATCACGAGGCTACTTTTGAAGATATGAAACGATTTATGCTCGTAGCCGGAGAAATAGGAAGTCTTTTTAAGAAGGGAGCCACGATTTCGGCTGCTATGGGGGGGTGCCAGGCAGAAATTGGTGTTTCTTCAGCAATGGCTGCCGGAGGGCTCACCGAATTACTTGGTGGTACCCCCGAGCAGGTTTTAATGGCCAGTGAAATTGCCATGGAACATCATCTTGGACTAACTTGTGATCCTATAGCCGGACTGGTTCAGGTGCCCTGTATTGAGCGAAATGCCATGGGAGCCATCAAAGCTATCAATGCTGCCGAAATTGCTTTAGAGAGTGATGCAACTAAAGCGAAAGTTCCGCTGGATAAAGTAATTGAAACCATGTGGGATACGGCGAAGGATATGAACAAGAAATACAAGGAAACTTCTGAAGGGGGGCTTGCTGTAAAGGTGAACTTAAGTGACTGTTAA
- the dnaK gene encoding molecular chaperone DnaK, translated as MSKVIGIDLGTTNSCVAVMEGSEPTVIPNAEGKRTTPSVIAFVEGGEIKVGDPAKRQAVTNPTKTISSIKRFMGNKYSESSKEAGRVPYTVKKGDNDTPRVEIDGRLYTPQELSAMVLQKMKKTAEDYLGQDVTEAVITVPAYFNDSQRHATKEAGEIAGLKVRRIINEPTAAALAYGLDKKSQDQKIAVYDLGGGTFDISILELGDGVFEVLSTNGDTHLGGDDFDEVLIDYLADNFKKAEDIDLRKDPMALQRLKEAAEKAKIELSSSSQTEINLPYVTATSSGPKHLVETISRSKFEQLAAELVTRSMEPVKKALSDAGLSKSDIDEVILVGGSTRIPKIQEEVEAFFGKKPSKGVNPDEVVAIGAAIQGGVLTGDVKDVLLLDVTPLSLGIETMGGVNTKLIESNTTIPTKKSQTFSTAADNQPSVEIHVLQGERPMATDNKTIGRFHLDGIPPAPRGTPQIEVTFDIDANGIIKVSATDKATGKSQDIRIEASSGLTEEEIEKMKKEAEANADADKQAKEKVDKLNEADAMIFQTEKQLKEFGDKLSDDKKKPIEDALEELKKAYETKELDQITPALDKINEAWKTASEEMYKAQAEAQGGANGQPGGPQQGATGAEGGDAKSGDDVEDVDFEEVK; from the coding sequence ATGAGTAAAGTAATTGGAATTGACTTGGGTACCACAAACTCCTGCGTAGCCGTAATGGAAGGTAGCGAGCCAACGGTGATACCTAATGCTGAAGGAAAAAGAACTACACCCTCTGTGATCGCATTCGTAGAAGGTGGCGAAATAAAAGTGGGTGATCCTGCAAAACGTCAGGCAGTAACAAACCCAACTAAGACTATTTCTTCCATAAAGAGATTTATGGGAAATAAGTATTCTGAATCTTCAAAGGAAGCAGGAAGAGTACCTTATACTGTAAAAAAAGGTGATAATGATACTCCTCGTGTAGAAATAGACGGGCGTCTTTATACTCCACAGGAACTTTCTGCTATGGTACTTCAGAAAATGAAGAAAACTGCTGAAGATTATCTTGGACAGGATGTAACCGAGGCGGTAATTACCGTACCTGCATATTTTAATGACTCTCAGCGTCACGCAACAAAAGAAGCTGGAGAGATCGCAGGTCTTAAAGTTAGAAGAATAATTAACGAGCCTACTGCTGCGGCATTGGCTTATGGATTGGATAAAAAATCTCAGGATCAGAAGATCGCGGTGTATGACCTTGGTGGTGGTACTTTCGATATTTCTATTCTTGAATTAGGAGATGGTGTATTTGAAGTGTTATCTACTAATGGTGATACGCATCTTGGTGGTGATGATTTTGATGAAGTATTAATAGATTACCTTGCAGATAACTTCAAAAAAGCTGAAGATATTGATCTTAGAAAAGATCCTATGGCACTTCAACGTTTGAAGGAAGCTGCAGAGAAAGCGAAGATCGAGTTGTCTTCTTCTTCTCAAACAGAAATTAACCTTCCATACGTAACTGCTACTTCAAGCGGACCAAAACACCTTGTAGAAACAATTTCTCGTTCTAAATTCGAGCAGTTAGCTGCGGAATTAGTAACAAGATCTATGGAGCCGGTGAAAAAAGCACTTAGTGACGCAGGTCTTTCAAAAAGTGATATCGATGAAGTGATTCTTGTAGGTGGTTCAACCCGTATTCCTAAGATCCAGGAAGAAGTTGAAGCATTCTTCGGAAAGAAACCTTCTAAAGGTGTAAACCCGGATGAGGTTGTTGCAATTGGAGCAGCTATTCAAGGTGGTGTACTTACAGGAGATGTTAAAGATGTATTACTTCTTGATGTAACTCCACTTTCTCTAGGTATTGAAACGATGGGAGGAGTGAACACGAAGCTGATCGAGTCTAACACGACGATTCCAACTAAGAAGTCACAGACATTCTCTACAGCGGCAGATAATCAGCCTTCAGTGGAGATCCACGTGCTACAGGGAGAGCGTCCAATGGCGACAGATAATAAGACTATTGGTAGATTCCACTTAGACGGAATTCCGCCAGCGCCAAGAGGAACTCCTCAAATTGAAGTGACTTTTGATATTGATGCCAACGGTATCATTAAAGTAAGCGCTACAGATAAGGCAACTGGTAAGTCTCAGGATATTCGTATCGAAGCTTCTTCAGGATTAACCGAAGAGGAAATCGAGAAAATGAAGAAAGAGGCTGAAGCAAATGCTGATGCAGATAAGCAGGCAAAAGAGAAAGTTGATAAGCTGAATGAAGCTGATGCAATGATCTTCCAGACTGAAAAGCAGTTGAAAGAATTTGGTGATAAATTATCTGATGATAAGAAAAAGCCAATTGAAGATGCTTTGGAAGAGTTGAAGAAAGCTTACGAAACTAAAGAGCTTGATCAAATCACTCCAGCTTTAGATAAGATCAATGAAGCATGGAAAACAGCTTCAGAAGAGATGTATAAAGCG
- a CDS encoding CPBP family glutamic-type intramembrane protease: MNVLGDNNLELKVKNLIRNFALMILCYFLFFAVLQILNVLIFDLDLQKYNQSDILETLKNSPLKFIFLAAIAAPVIEESIFRSVLKPDATSLKIFICAILYIIGLILIPEESHWTLKYILLLGVLSLIYYALGELIPAKLYRKTCYWFHRYYLIIWILGAILFGFVHIYNYVETFQLDLVLFLMIFPRIIAGFFFGKIKLENKGMIWPILMHSMNNSLVLIIILPFTFS; this comes from the coding sequence TTGAATGTACTTGGGGATAACAATCTTGAACTTAAAGTAAAGAATCTAATTAGGAATTTTGCTTTAATGATCTTGTGTTATTTTCTCTTCTTTGCAGTTTTACAAATACTTAATGTATTAATTTTTGATCTCGATCTTCAAAAATATAACCAGAGTGACATTCTGGAGACTCTCAAAAACAGTCCTTTAAAATTTATATTTCTGGCCGCTATTGCAGCACCTGTGATAGAGGAAAGTATTTTTAGAAGTGTTCTAAAACCAGATGCCACTAGTTTAAAGATCTTTATTTGTGCAATTCTTTACATTATTGGTTTAATCCTTATTCCCGAAGAATCACATTGGACTTTAAAGTATATTTTGCTCCTGGGAGTCCTCTCTTTAATTTATTATGCTTTAGGAGAACTTATTCCGGCCAAACTATATAGAAAAACCTGCTATTGGTTTCATAGATATTATCTCATAATATGGATTCTGGGCGCGATTCTATTCGGCTTTGTACATATTTATAATTATGTAGAAACTTTCCAGTTAGACCTGGTATTATTCCTTATGATCTTCCCGAGAATTATAGCCGGCTTTTTCTTCGGAAAAATAAAACTGGAGAACAAAGGAATGATCTGGCCTATTTTAATGCATAGTATGAACAATTCATTGGTTTTGATCATTATTCTCCCTTTCACTTTCTCTTAA